Proteins from one Populus trichocarpa chloroplast, complete genome genomic window:
- the psbA gene encoding photosystem II protein D1 (PSII 32 kDa protein; photosystem II 32 kDa protein), with translation MTAILERRESESLWGRFCNWITSTENRLYIGWFGVLMIPTLLTATSVFIIAFIAAPPVDIDGIREPVSGSLLYGNNIISGAIIPTSAAIGLHFYPIWEAASVDEWLYNGGPYELIVLHFLLGVACYMGREWELSFRLGMRPWIAVAYSAPVAAATAVFLIYPIGQGSFSDGMPLGISGTFNFMIVFQAEHNILMHPFHMLGVAGVFGGSLFSAMHGSLVTSSLIRETTENESANEGYRFGQEEETYNIVAAHGYFGRLIFQYASFNNSRSLHFFLAAWPVVGIWFTALGISTMAFNLNGFNFNQSVVDSQGRVINTWADIINRANLGMEVMHERNAHNFPLDLAAVEVPSTNG, from the coding sequence ATGACTGCAATTTTAGAGAGACGCGAAAGCGAAAGCCTTTGGGGTCGCTTCTGTAATTGGATAACCAGCACTGAAAACCGTCTTTATATTGGATGGTTTGGTGTTTTGATGATTCCTACTTTATTGACCGCAACTTCTGTATTTATTATCGCTTTCATTGCTGCCCCTCCAGTAGACATTGATGGTATTCGTGAACCTGTTTCTGGATCTCTACTTTATGGAAACAATATCATTTCTGGTGCCATTATTCCTACTTCTGCGGCTATAGGGTTGCACTTTTACCCAATATGGGAAGCGGCATCCGTTGATGAATGGTTATACAACGGCGGTCCTTATGAGCTAATTGTTCTACACTTCTTACTTGGTGTAGCTTGTTACATGGGGCGTGAGTGGGAACTTAGTTTCCGTCTGGGTATGCGTCCTTGGATTGCTGTTGCATATTCAGCTCCTGTTGCGGCGGCTACTGCTGTTTTCTTGATTTATCCAATCGGTCAAGGAAGTTTTTCGGATGGGATGCCTCTAGGAATCTCTGGTACTTTTAACTTTATGATTGTATTCCAGGCTGAGCACAACATCCTTATGCACCCATTTCACATGTTAGGCGTAGCTGGTGTATTCGGCGGCTCCCTATTCAGTGCTATGCATGGTTCTTTGGTAACCTCTAGTTTGATCAGGGAAACCACAGAAAATGAATCTGCTAATGAAGGTTACAGATTTGGTCAAGAGGAAGAAACTTATAATATCGTAGCCGCTCATGGTTATTTTGGCCGATTGATCTTCCAATATGCTAGTTTTAACAACTCTCGTTCTTTACATTTCTTCTTAGCTGCTTGGCCTGTAGTAGGTATCTGGTTCACTGCTTTAGGTATTAGCACTATGGCTTTCAATCTAAATGGTTTCAATTTCAACCAATCTGTAGTTGATAGTCAAGGTCGTGTAATTAATACCTGGGCTGATATTATTAACCGTGCTAACCTTGGTATGGAAGTTATGCATGAACGTAATGCTCATAATTTCCCTCTAGACCTAGCTGCTGTCGAAGTTCCATCTACAAATGGATAA